A stretch of Salvelinus alpinus chromosome 4, SLU_Salpinus.1, whole genome shotgun sequence DNA encodes these proteins:
- the neurog1 gene encoding neurogenin-1, whose amino-acid sequence MCTVMETVYSDMDSSSCDYFTHDDEDSCSSMHASSPSSSIGKPASPASDSQGPCATDMGQKKRRRGRARNEATVHVVKKNRRVKANDRERNRMHSLNDALETLRTVLPAFPDDSKLTKIETLRFAHNYIWALSETIRIADIEQRQNKSRADASLLLPSPCVIDASSPGSDACSWSSSASSSSSSPSYCTSSPSSPAVHDDYGCFQTDVLQYSYHNFVPGMSY is encoded by the coding sequence ATGTGCACCGTAATGGAGACCGTTTACTCTGACATGGACAGTTCGAGCTGCGACTACTTTACGCACGATGACGAAGACTCGTGCAGCAGCATGCACGCTTCCTCCCCGTCATCCTCCATCGGCAAGCCCGCCTCCCCTGCTAGCGACAGCCAGGGCCCGTGCGCTACCGATATGGGACAGAAGAAGAGACGCAGAGGCAGAGCGAGGAATGAAGCCACCGTACACGTGGTCAAGAAGAACCGGCGCGTAAAGGCAAACGACCGCGAGAGAAACAGAATGCACAGCCTGAATGACGCTTTGGAGACCCTCCGGACCGTTCTACCGGCGTTCCCCGATGACAGCAAACTCACCAAGATCGAGACTCTGCGCTTCGCTCACAACTACATCTGGGCGCTCTCCGAGACCATACGCATCGCCGACATTGAACAACGCCAGAACAAATCACGGGCTGATGCGTCTCTCTTGCTTCCCAGCCCGTGCGTGATTGACGCCTCGAGTCCGGGCAGCGATGCTTGCTCCTGGAGCTCCAGcgcgtcctcctcttcctcctctccgtcTTATTGCACTTCAAGCCCCAGCAGCCCGGCCGTCCATGATGACTATGGGTGTTTCCAGACTGATGTTCTACAGTACAGCTACCACAACTTTGTACCAGGCATGTCCTACTAA